One Candidatus Binataceae bacterium genomic region harbors:
- a CDS encoding LLM class flavin-dependent oxidoreductase, which produces MPDRIKIGIGLGQWRLGLPSATALIEVARRAEDWGLDSFWLSDHVSSSSPELDVVATLAMLAAHTSTIKLGPSVLLLNLRHPVLVAKAFATLDYLSQGRMVMAVGTGNNLTDYATCGVPVQGRGQRLDEGIAILRALWRGADVSFHGRHYNFDHLTIEPRPRRRTNNDSGTLDIWVGGKSEAALKRTARIADGYFASVQSPAEFAANMNSIREFARQYGRASARIEAGIIVRCRLSTSQARARQEAEPFLALMGAQGEAVRERGAFGSAADIRERIAAYEAVGLDKFVLWPMAAPDEWPAQVEAIGRHLAT; this is translated from the coding sequence ATTAAGATCGGCATCGGTTTGGGCCAGTGGCGCCTGGGGCTGCCCTCCGCGACCGCGCTGATCGAGGTCGCGCGGCGGGCCGAGGACTGGGGGCTCGACTCTTTCTGGCTGTCCGACCATGTAAGCAGCTCAAGCCCGGAGTTGGATGTGGTCGCGACGCTGGCGATGCTGGCCGCGCATACTTCCACGATCAAGTTGGGACCCAGCGTGTTGCTGCTCAATCTGCGCCATCCGGTGCTGGTCGCCAAGGCCTTCGCCACCCTGGACTATCTCTCGCAGGGGCGGATGGTGATGGCAGTGGGGACAGGCAACAATCTGACCGATTACGCCACCTGCGGAGTTCCGGTGCAAGGACGCGGTCAGCGGCTGGACGAGGGCATAGCGATTTTGCGCGCGCTGTGGCGCGGCGCCGACGTGAGCTTCCACGGCCGCCACTACAACTTCGATCATCTGACGATTGAGCCCCGGCCGCGGCGGCGTACTAATAATGATAGCGGCACGCTGGATATCTGGGTGGGCGGCAAATCCGAAGCCGCCCTCAAGCGCACGGCGCGAATTGCGGACGGCTATTTTGCCTCGGTCCAGTCGCCGGCGGAGTTCGCGGCCAACATGAATTCGATCCGTGAGTTCGCCCGCCAGTATGGTCGCGCCAGCGCTCGGATCGAAGCGGGAATCATCGTGCGCTGCCGGCTTTCCACCTCGCAGGCGCGGGCGCGCCAGGAGGCCGAACCGTTTCTGGCCCTGATGGGCGCCCAGGGCGAGGCGGTTCGCGAACGGGGCGCCTTTGGCAGCGCGGCGGACATTCGCGAACGGATCGCCGCTTATGAAGCGGTGGGGTTGGACAAATTCGTCCTGTGGCCGATGGCCGCGCCGGATGAATGGCCGGCCCAGGTCGAAGCCATCGGCCGCCACTTGGCGACCTGA
- a CDS encoding type II toxin-antitoxin system HicB family antitoxin, whose product MRIYDFKVFLEPDETGGYVAVCPALSGCYSQGETVTEAMANIREAIELCLKEMRERGEPIPDPSGVLVGTVVVTAE is encoded by the coding sequence ATGCGCATTTATGACTTCAAGGTGTTTCTGGAACCGGACGAAACCGGGGGCTACGTGGCCGTTTGCCCGGCGCTGTCGGGTTGCTACAGCCAGGGCGAAACAGTGACCGAGGCGATGGCGAACATCCGAGAGGCGATCGAGCTCTGCCTCAAAGAGATGCGCGAGAGAGGCGAACCCATTCCCGATCCGTCCGGGGTGCTCGTCGGCACGGTCGTGGTGACGGCTGAGTGA
- a CDS encoding transposase, translating to MIYLTGPSVPRTFQEAIVYFSDFENCQKFMAKIRWPDGKVKCPYCQSEKVTYLPSGNVWRCAEKHPRRKFSLKVGTVFEDSSIGSDRWFCAMWLVVNCKNGVSSYESARDLKVTQKTAWFMDHRIRLAMQSGTFEKVSGECEVDESFYRRPRPKHAQEQEGKNHEHGRGR from the coding sequence ATGATATACTTGACCGGACCCAGCGTCCCGCGAACATTCCAGGAAGCGATTGTTTATTTCAGCGATTTCGAGAACTGCCAGAAGTTCATGGCCAAGATTCGCTGGCCTGACGGTAAGGTGAAATGCCCTTACTGCCAGTCCGAAAAGGTTACCTATCTGCCGAGCGGCAACGTCTGGCGCTGCGCAGAGAAGCACCCGCGCCGCAAGTTCTCGCTCAAGGTTGGAACGGTTTTCGAGGATTCGTCTATCGGCTCGGACAGGTGGTTCTGCGCAATGTGGCTGGTGGTGAACTGTAAGAACGGCGTCAGTTCGTACGAGAGCGCCCGCGACCTTAAAGTGACCCAAAAGACCGCTTGGTTCATGGACCATCGCATCCGCCTCGCCATGCAAAGCGGAACATTTGAGAAAGTGTCAGGGGAGTGTGAAGTAGACGAGTCTTTTTATCGGCGGCCTCGCCCGAAACATGCACAAGAACAAGAAGGAAAAAATCACGAGCACGGGCGGGGCCGGTAA